In one window of Cupriavidus necator N-1 DNA:
- a CDS encoding LysR family transcriptional regulator produces MRFEDLEAFLVVIEQGNLHRAADTLGMTQSGLSKTLARLEGEAGMPLFERTPRGLVPTSVGRTLVAHARRISLAAGDMRNELAEQRAARAGTVRLGAIPYLLPSLLSPLLARFFLSRPLATFSIETHLSARLMAMLQNGEADLILGARPTSLPPDIAWLPLGPLTMQIVSRTGHPRREAFRTLADLSGERWVVPASSLYLRQWLEERFTSVGLPPPRVAVESTASPVAFGELLRHSDLLGIMPPRMLRQAEGQGLAAIEAPGMSWQHELAVLWRADGYLSPICQDFRDAVVTWCEEMEL; encoded by the coding sequence ATGCGATTCGAGGATCTTGAAGCTTTCCTGGTTGTCATCGAGCAAGGCAACCTGCACCGCGCCGCCGACACCCTCGGCATGACCCAGTCCGGCCTGTCCAAGACGCTGGCGCGGCTGGAAGGCGAAGCGGGCATGCCCTTGTTCGAGCGCACCCCGCGCGGGCTGGTGCCGACCAGCGTGGGCCGCACCCTGGTCGCCCATGCGCGCCGGATCTCGCTGGCCGCGGGCGACATGCGCAATGAACTGGCCGAGCAGCGCGCGGCGCGCGCGGGCACGGTGCGCCTGGGCGCCATCCCCTACCTGCTGCCGTCGCTGCTGTCGCCGCTGCTGGCCCGCTTCTTCCTGAGCCGGCCGCTGGCCACGTTTTCGATCGAGACCCACCTGAGCGCGCGCCTGATGGCGATGCTGCAGAACGGCGAGGCCGACCTGATCCTGGGCGCGCGCCCGACCAGCCTGCCGCCGGACATTGCCTGGCTGCCGCTCGGTCCGCTGACCATGCAGATCGTGTCCCGCACCGGCCATCCGCGCCGCGAGGCCTTCCGCACGCTGGCCGACCTGAGCGGCGAGCGCTGGGTGGTGCCGGCCAGTTCGCTCTACCTGCGCCAGTGGCTGGAGGAACGGTTTACCTCGGTCGGGCTGCCGCCGCCGCGCGTGGCAGTGGAAAGCACGGCGTCGCCGGTGGCCTTCGGCGAGCTGCTGCGGCACTCGGATCTGCTCGGCATCATGCCGCCGCGCATGCTGCGCCAGGCCGAGGGCCAGGGGCTGGCCGCGATCGAGGCGCCGGGCATGTCGTGGCAGCATGAGCTGGCCGTGCTGTGGCGCGCCGATGGCTACCTGTCGCCGATCTGCCAGGACTTCCGCGATGCGGTGGTGACGTGGTGCGAGGAAATGGAGCTGTAA